The genomic stretch CCGCCAGAGCAAATAAAATAAGTGCTGGTATTCCCGGATGCCAGGGAGATAAATTTTCAAATGGCTGTATAGAATTCATCACATACAAAGCAGCAGAATGAGCTATTTGTCGTATTTCCGGTGCCAGCCCCAGTTTTCATAATATTCCCAGCTTGCCATTTTGTTCAGGCGCTTTATCTTCTCGTCCTTCTCAAGGAGAATGGCCCGCATCACATCGCCCATGGAGAGCAGGCCAATATAGTCGTTTTCTTTCTTGACGAGTATATGCCGGATAAACAGTCCCAGAAACATGTCCTGAAGCGCCGTTATCGGTGTCTCCGGCGGCACACTGATGAGTTCGGTGTTCATGTAATTGCCGACAACCGCTTTCTTCGCATCGAATCCGGGCTCGATCGAGTTGCGGAAATAATCC from Deltaproteobacteria bacterium encodes the following:
- a CDS encoding CBS domain-containing protein yields the protein MKTAGDIISDKPWGLISVSMDTLVYDVMQQMIAKKIGAILVGKEGAIVGIWTERDYFRNSIEPGFDAKKAVVGNYMNTELISVPPETPITALQDMFLGLFIRHILVKKENDYIGLLSMGDVMRAILLEKDEKIKRLNKMASWEYYENWGWHRKYDK